The following proteins come from a genomic window of Gynuella sunshinyii YC6258:
- a CDS encoding glycosyltransferase: MRITLFTIGTQGDVRPLVALGAGLRRAGHEVRLASNPSFRELVQSAGLEFAPINADFLELMASEPEAVRKGKNVFKFLNAGRKGLLNMASQWAEQGKTAAQDADLLLGNGMTVPLVASLAEVFKKPYVQTHLQPVTPTRAMPPMGFPLPQKNRPGLINLASYHFIRFLVWQALRPAINGVLRKQLGLRSYPWYGPYYQTEVKNQPLIYGYSQHLIPKPQDWTTRIEIAGFWFYDQAESWQPPPHLQAFLEDGPKPIYVGFGSMLSGRDSQELTIKVVKAIRLSGYRAILATGWGGLSAELAEGMEKHICVIQHAPHDWLFPRVELAVHHGGAGTTAATVRAGIPSVVLPFLGDQPFWAWNLKRLNVSPGGLNLENLTAEQLAHNIQLAGSELIKQNAALLGQKIRSENGVENAVLAMRRLGYIE; encoded by the coding sequence GTGAGAATCACATTATTTACCATCGGTACACAAGGTGATGTAAGACCTTTGGTTGCTTTGGGTGCGGGCCTTAGACGCGCCGGTCATGAGGTACGACTGGCCAGTAACCCCAGTTTCAGGGAACTGGTTCAGTCTGCCGGACTTGAGTTTGCACCAATCAATGCGGATTTTCTGGAACTCATGGCATCCGAGCCAGAAGCTGTCAGAAAAGGCAAAAACGTCTTTAAATTTTTAAACGCAGGTCGTAAAGGCCTGCTCAACATGGCCTCACAGTGGGCTGAGCAGGGTAAGACGGCTGCGCAGGATGCCGACTTGTTATTGGGTAACGGTATGACCGTGCCATTGGTGGCTTCGCTGGCTGAAGTATTTAAAAAACCGTACGTTCAGACACATTTGCAGCCGGTAACACCAACCCGTGCCATGCCGCCTATGGGTTTTCCATTACCACAAAAAAACCGTCCGGGGCTGATCAACCTGGCGTCCTATCACTTCATCCGATTTCTGGTCTGGCAAGCCTTGCGGCCTGCTATCAATGGTGTTCTACGCAAACAACTCGGACTGCGATCTTACCCCTGGTACGGGCCTTATTATCAGACAGAAGTAAAAAACCAGCCATTGATATATGGCTACAGTCAGCATCTCATCCCGAAACCACAGGACTGGACAACTCGCATTGAGATTGCCGGATTCTGGTTTTACGACCAGGCTGAATCATGGCAGCCACCGCCACATCTGCAGGCATTTCTGGAAGATGGCCCTAAACCGATTTACGTCGGTTTTGGCAGTATGCTGAGTGGTCGGGATTCGCAGGAACTGACGATTAAAGTGGTAAAAGCCATTCGTCTCAGTGGCTATCGGGCCATTCTGGCCACTGGTTGGGGAGGTCTGTCAGCGGAGTTGGCAGAAGGCATGGAAAAACATATTTGTGTGATTCAGCATGCTCCTCATGATTGGTTGTTTCCTCGGGTGGAGTTGGCAGTACATCATGGCGGTGCCGGTACCACGGCTGCGACGGTGCGGGCCGGTATCCCTTCTGTGGTCCTGCCGTTTCTTGGGGATCAGCCGTTCTGGGCATGGAATCTAAAACGCCTGAACGTATCACCGGGTGGACTGAATCTGGAAAACCTCACCGCTGAGCAGCTGGCACATAATATTCAGTTGGCTGGCTCAGAGCTGATTAAACAGAATGCCGCACTGCTGGGGCAAAAAATTCGCTCCGAAAATGGTGTTGAAAATGCCGTTCTGGCAATGAGGCGGTTAGGGTATATCGAGTAA